One segment of Mugil cephalus isolate CIBA_MC_2020 chromosome 14, CIBA_Mcephalus_1.1, whole genome shotgun sequence DNA contains the following:
- the hsd17b8 gene encoding estradiol 17-beta-dehydrogenase 8 isoform X2, giving the protein MAAATRLISRLTLVTGGGSGIGQAVCQRFASEGASVVVADISEESANETLKSLTSDCRGQVHMSAEVDVSSKESIKKLITNIQTLYYQPPSVCVNAAGITQDDFLLNMEEEHFDRVIQVNLKGSFLVTQAVAQALVACGAPKGSIVTLGSIVGKVGNLGQSNYSASKAGVQGLTRTAAKELSRFGIRCNCVLPGFISTPMTDKVPEKVITKTLTAVRAGLTADVLKTEIRRLCSS; this is encoded by the exons ATGGCGGCCGCCACAAGGCTCATATCAAGGTTGACTCTGGTCACTG GTGGGGGCAGTGGGATTGGACAGGCGGTGTGCCAGCGCTTCGCCTCTGAAGGCGCCTCCGTTGTGGTCGCTGACATCAGTGAAGAGTCGGCCAATGAGACGCTGAAGAGCCTGACGAGTGACTGCAGGGGGCAGGTCCACATGTCGGCTGAGGTGGACGTGTCGTCAAAAGAGAGCATAAAGAAGCTGATAACAAATATACAG actcTTTACTACCagcctccctctgtgtgtgtgaacgcaGCAGGCATCACTCAGGACGACTTTCTGctcaacatggaggaggaacaCTTTGACAGAGTCATCCAGGTCAACCTGAAG GGTTCATTCTTGGTCACTCAGGCGGTCGCTCAGGCTCTGGTGGCTTGTGGAGCACCCAAAGGATCCATCGTGACTTTAGGCAGCATCGTTGGGAAG GTGGGAAACCTGGGACAGTCAAACTACAGCGCCTCCAAAGCTGGAGTTCAGGGTTTGACCAGGACCGCTGCCAAAGAGCTCAGCAG GTTTGGGATTCGGTGTAACTGTGTGTTACCAGGTTTCATATCGACTCCAATGACGGATAAAGTGCCAGAGAAGGTCATCACTAAG ACATTAACTGCAGTAAGAGCTGGTTTGACAGCAGACGTGTTGAAGACGGAGATCCGTCGCCTCTGTTCctcctaa
- the hsd17b8 gene encoding estradiol 17-beta-dehydrogenase 8 isoform X1 — translation MAAATRLISRLTLVTGGGSGIGQAVCQRFASEGASVVVADISEESANETLKSLTSDCRGQVHMSAEVDVSSKESIKKLITNIQTLYYQPPSVCVNAAGITQDDFLLNMEEEHFDRVIQVNLKGSFLVTQAVAQALVACGAPKGSIVTLGSIVGKVGNLGQSNYSASKAGVQGLTRTAAKELSRFGIRCNCVLPGFISTPMTDKVPEKVITKMKSLVPLGRMGEPAEVADVCAFLASDDSRYITGASIEVTGGLFIG, via the exons ATGGCGGCCGCCACAAGGCTCATATCAAGGTTGACTCTGGTCACTG GTGGGGGCAGTGGGATTGGACAGGCGGTGTGCCAGCGCTTCGCCTCTGAAGGCGCCTCCGTTGTGGTCGCTGACATCAGTGAAGAGTCGGCCAATGAGACGCTGAAGAGCCTGACGAGTGACTGCAGGGGGCAGGTCCACATGTCGGCTGAGGTGGACGTGTCGTCAAAAGAGAGCATAAAGAAGCTGATAACAAATATACAG actcTTTACTACCagcctccctctgtgtgtgtgaacgcaGCAGGCATCACTCAGGACGACTTTCTGctcaacatggaggaggaacaCTTTGACAGAGTCATCCAGGTCAACCTGAAG GGTTCATTCTTGGTCACTCAGGCGGTCGCTCAGGCTCTGGTGGCTTGTGGAGCACCCAAAGGATCCATCGTGACTTTAGGCAGCATCGTTGGGAAG GTGGGAAACCTGGGACAGTCAAACTACAGCGCCTCCAAAGCTGGAGTTCAGGGTTTGACCAGGACCGCTGCCAAAGAGCTCAGCAG GTTTGGGATTCGGTGTAACTGTGTGTTACCAGGTTTCATATCGACTCCAATGACGGATAAAGTGCCAGAGAAGGTCATCACTAAG ATGAAGTCCTTGGTGCCACTGGGAAGGATGGGAGAACCTGCAG AGGTCGCTGATGTCTGTGCCTTTCTAGCTTCAGATGATTCTCGTTACATCACGGGAGCCAGCATCGAGGTGACAG GTGGACTTTTTATTGGTTGA
- the brd2a gene encoding bromodomain-containing protein 2a: MDMAVNPPLDSSHVGLEVGMLGVSMDQGSGTAGKRIRKPSLLYEGFESPGLPPLSQTVHSGPPQPPVRDPNRQGRMTNQLQFLQKVLLKSLWRHHFAWPFHEPVDAAKLNLPDYHRIIKTPMDMGTIKKRLENNYYRSASECMQDFNTMFTNCYIYNKPTDDIVLMAQSLEKAFLQKVAQMPQDELELPPPPPRSKAVKPGRKGRVSGGVTTAHQVPAVSQSAYSPPTPETPDSILSTPPQTLLTKSLPPTLALEQNIPTITGLPPTQPTAKKKGVKRKADTTTPTTMAMPIMSTMGVSGISLGLGGGHDSPLTLTSLGVDHDSGLGMTQGLSLSQSMGMGMGMGRGTMIMGTKAASASRRGVSGRPIKPPKKDLPDSILPPPVRRSKLSPQLRYCNGVLKELLSKKHAAYAWPFYKPVDATTLGLHDYHDIIKQPMDLSTIKRKMDSREYRDSQQFSADVRLMFSNCYKYNPPDHDVVSMARKLQDVFEFCFAKMPDEPPAPPSSSSSSSSSSSSSESELSSESEESESSPSSDSEEERANRLAELQEQLKAVHEQLTALSQGPIVKPKKKKEKKDKKKKKKVEKEKHRRIEEELLPVKPPKAPKITKTPKPKSNRAIGVPVIPIKKTASKKNNKSKSKKGAMTFNVPQPVHDPIVSHFDSDEEEETSPMSYDEKRQLSLDINKLPGEKLGRVVYIIQSREPSLRDTNPEEIEIDFETLKPSTLRELERYVMTCLRKKPRKPYASTKNSAGKSREELALEKQMELERRLMDVSGQLNSGKKPPKTKPEKPATETNTQPSRLSASSSSSDSSTSSSSSSSSDTSDSDSG, translated from the exons ATGGATATGGCTGTTAACCCGCCCCTTGACAG CTCCCATGTTGGGCTTGAGGTCGGCATGTTGGGAGTCTCGATGGATCAGGGCTCTGGCACCGCTGGGAAACGCATCCGAAAGCCCTCGCTCCTCTACGAGGGCTTTGAGAGTCCTGGGCTGCCGCCCCTCAGTCAGACGGTGCATTCAGGGCCCCCACAGCCCCCTGTGAGGGACCCTAACCGGCAGGGGAGGATGACCAACCAACTCCAGTTCCTACAGAAAGTCCTGCTCAAGTCTCTATGGAGGCACCACTTTGCTTGGCCTTTCCATGAACCCGTAGATGCCGCCAAGCTCAACCTGCCT GACTATCATAGGATCATTAAAACTCCTATGGACATGGGAACTATCAAGAAGAGATTAGAAAACAACTACTACCGCAGTGCCAGTGAATGCATGCAGGACTTCAACACCATGTTTACCAATTGCTATATTTATAATAAG CCAACAGATGACATCGTTCTGATGGCCCAGTCACTGGAGAAGGCGTTTCTGCAGAAAGTGGCTCAGATGCCCCAGGATGAGCTAGaacttcctccccctcctccgcgGAGTAAAGCAGTCAAACCGGGGAGAAAAGGCAGAG TGTCTGGAGGAGTGACAACAGCCCATCAAGTCCCAGCAGTCTCCCAGTCGGCGTACTCCCCACCCACCCCAGAAACACCTGACTCCATCCTCTCCACGCCCCCACAGACACTTTTGACCAAGAGCTTGCCCCCGACGCTCGCTCTCGAGCAGAACATCCCGACCATTACAGGTCTGCCTCCCACGCAGCCCACCGCTAAG AAAAAAGGCGTGAAGCGGAAAGCGGACACGACCACCCCGACCACGATGGCCATGCCCATCATGAGCACCATGGGCGTCAGCGGCATAAGCCTGGGGCTGGGGGGCGGACACGACTCGCCGCTCACCCTCACATCGCTGGGCGTGGACCACGACTCCGGTTTAGGAATGACCCAAGGCCTCAGCCTCAGCCAGAGCATGGGGATGGGAATGGGCATGGGCCGCGGAACAATGATCATGGGAACCAAAGCGGCGTCGGCGAGCAGGAGGGGGGTGAGCGGGCGGCCCATCAAGCCCCCGAAGAAAGATTTACCGGACTCCATTCTGCCGCCGCCGGTGCGCCGCAGCAAGCTGAGCCCTCAGCTCCGCTACTGCAACGGGGTCCTGAAGGAGCTGCTTTCCAAGAAGCACGCGGCGTACGCCTGGCCCTTTTACAAGCCGGTCGATGCCACGACACTAGGACTTCATGACTACCATGATATCATCAAACAGCCCATGgacctcagcaccatcaag AGGAAGATGGACAGCAGAGAGTACCGGGACTCGCAGCAGTTCTCTGCTGACGTCAGACTGATGTTCTCCAACTGCTACAAGTACAACCCCCCGGATCATGACGTGGTGTCCATGGCCAGAAAACTCCAG GACGTGTTTGAGTTCTGCTTTGCTAAGATGCCAGACGAGCCTCCAGCGCCACCAagctcctcgtcttcctcctcctcctcctcctcgtcctcggaGAGTGAGCTCAGCAGTGAGAGCGAGGAGAGCGAGAGCAGCCCCAGCTCCGACTCCGAGGAGGAGAGGGCAAACCGGCTGGCAGAGCTGCAGGAGCAG cttaAAGCCGTGCACGAGCAGCTCACCGCACTCTCCCAGGGCCCCATTGTCAaacccaagaagaagaaagagaagaaagacaagaagaagaagaaaaaggtagaaaaggaaaagcatcggaggatagaggaggagctgctgccgGTTAAACCGCCCAAGGCGCCAAAAATCACCAAGACTCCGAAACCCAAGAGCAACCGAGCGATAGGCGTTCCCGTGATTCCCATCAAGAAGACGGCgagcaagaaaaacaacaagagcaA ATCCAAAAAGGGCGCCATGACGTTCAACGTCCCGCAGCCGGTCCACGACCCCATAGTGAGCCACTTCGACtcggacgaggaggaggagacgtcgCCCATGTCCTACGACGAGAAGCGACAGCTCAGCCTGGACATCAACAAGCTGCCCGGCGAGAAGCTGGGCCGCGTCGTTTACATCATCCAGTCCCGCGAGCCGTCGCTCCGGGACACCAACCCCGAGGAGATCGAGATAGACTTCGAGACGCTGAAGCCGTCGACGCTGAGGGAGCTGGAGAGATACGTCATGACGTGTCTGAGGAAGAAACCTCGAAAACCATACG CGAGTACTAAGAACAGCGCCGGTAAATCCCGGGAGGAGCTGGCTCTGGAGAAGCagatggagctggagaggaggcTGATGGACGTCAGTGGTCAGCTCAACTCTGGAAAGAAACCCCCGAAGACCAAAC CCGAGAAACCCGCGACGGAGACCAACACGCAGCCGTCACGTCTCAGCGCCAGCAGCTCGTCCTCGGACTCCTCcacgtcctcgtcctcgtcctcgtcctcagACACAAGCGACTCAGACTCCGGCTGA